The DNA sequence TTCTTGGAATTCACCACAAACACATAAGATATTCAGCAACATGCAAAGTACAGAGATCATTAATTTGGGGGTGAGTAGGTGGAGAGGACAAGTatggtcagatttttttaaaattcattactGAAAAGAGTTACCAAGGAACTGGACACACtagttttaaagatatttaaattttacagatttttattttttttccaaaaaggtcATATTAATACAAAACTTTGGTCAAAATTTTAAAGTCTGGTTTCCATATATAACTGGCCAAGCTAACACCTCACAACTCTACAATATTCAGAAAAGCCTTGCAAAACAGAGAATTGCAGATTCAATAGAAAAAACCTACCGAACTAAAACCCAATCCTTATGCAAAACACCACACTGTGCTGGTTTTGCTCCCTGAGGGTTTGGTAGTTGTGGTCTTATTTAAGTGAATTTAatatttctgaaatgtggcacactGACAATACTGGACACAGGTACAATAGAAGTATAAACTTCCCCAATACTGCTCCATTGATGTGTTTTCATAGctgaagagggttttttttttactccttatGTCTATTCAGTCCTTGGCCCTCTCTGCTGGGCCAGTCAAATGTGCCGAAATGTGATGTGGTAACCTATCCACTAGCAACAGGACAGACTATCAAATCATATGAAATAGGTCTCAATCTTTACACAGGACCATACGTGACAAACATCTTCAGTTCCTATCAAAGCTGAATTAAAATCAACTACTTATCAatagtaattatttttattgaaccTGAAATGTATTCTTGTGTTTTACTGAAATAAAAGGCTAGTCTCTACCCTAATTTCATTCTTCCCTCATTCCAGCTTTTGGTCTAAAATTACTCTAATTCTTTACTAACTTTCACATCTTCTGGTGATCTGAAGTAGTCTCAggaatttttcccccagtttaccTACTTTGATAGATAAATCTAAGTCTCAGTAATGACCAagtcaaaattttattttattttttcaaaataggaCTATTCCAAGGCATCTCTTAAGAAGTTCTGATTTTCCCCAATGACTTCACTAAGGAACAGATACTGGAATTTGTAGAAAAATGGGAAGCTTGACTTCTTAAATTCTATGAATTCCTACTGAGCAAAAGAAAATTGACATTCACAAGAATGAAACTTGAGAGCTCTCTCTTTTCAGAAGCTTTAAattcagtatttaaaaagggatagtcTATCCAGTTGTACAAGTGTCGTTACTGATCTGCTTGTGATGTGCAAATCTTGATGGGCTAGATCCCCTAACATGGAAATAAAGTTTCAGGAATTTCGGTATTCTAATATCCCCCCAAATACCGCATGAAGAaaactattgatttcagtgctatTTTTTTAAGATCAACTTTTCGCTacatcaaaagaaaagaaaacacccCAAACACATCTTTAGTTAAACATACAAAAATAGCTTCTTACTCTCTTAACTGTACAAGTCTAGGGAAGCTTGTAATGAAGCCTGCGTGGAAGGTCTGCTGAAGCTTTGTTGCATAGTTATGCCGAAGTTCCTTCTAATTAAAGTAAATTAGCACAATCATCTGAATTGGCTCTCTGCAGACCGGACAGGGTTTATCCCGCTTCTGCAGTTTCCTTGCACAAGTAAAACACAACATAAGATGTCCTGTCTTGCCATGAACTATGCAGCCATTTTTAGGTCTGCTCTGACATATGACACAGGGCTCTGTGCTGGAAGGGGGTAGGCTGCATTCCACACTATCCTCTGTGTCTTCTGTCTCTTTTTTCTCAGGTTCTTTGCCATCCTCTTGGCTGCTACAAAAGAGTCTCCTACATGTAGATGGCAGAGAGTATTCTTCACTTTCCTTGGATTCAGAAGGTCGTGCTGCTGTATCTTTACTGTCTTCAACACTCAGTTCTTTATCTTCATTCACTTTCACTTTCTTACAGTCGGGAACATCAAAACCCTCTTCACGCTCTAGCTGTGTGGAACTTTCCAATTTTCGCTTTTCAGATAGGTCATTCTGTCCATCAGGAAGCCAGTGCTCATGAAGAGAACAGCATTTGGGGGAATTCTGTGGAAAGGGAGGGTTCATTTCATTGCATTTAGTGCACTTCCAACAATCCTTTAGTGTATTCAAAGTTAAAAAGTTAAACTATTTTCATTcctactattactgaaaaaaattaaaggagattATAGTTTCTTTATGTTATTGCTAAAGTATTTACTCAATACTTGTAAACAAAATTGGTCAATATCCACTGAATTCATTCATGATACAGGTCTTGGTCTTTCATCTCACAGACTTCTGATTTTTTATGAACCAAGAATTTACTCACGGCCAGTGAAATTTCAGGATCTTCATCAACTGAATCAGCATCACTCTCTTCAATCTGATCAATCATCATTGGACATACCTGATGGAAGAAAATGTATTTCaacttccttttacttgttttttaattttaaacaatttattaaaaaaacaactgtcagggttccctccccactctatggtacagatgtggggactcacgtgaaagactccctaagcttatttctaccagcttagcttaaaaactccccaaggcataaattctcccttgtaccttggattaggtaaaTGCTGCCGGCCACCAAGTGATTAGACAAaactcagggaaaggaccacttggagttcctcctctccctaaatatccccccaagccctatACCCCCTTActtggggaggcttgagaataaacaaACAAGATGAGCACAGACCAACCTGGGGTTTTTAGGACACTTAAAAACCCAATTagattcttaaaaaaacagaactttcttagaaagaaaaatggtaaaagcagcacctctgtaaaattagaatggaagCTAATCTCACAGGGCAaccagattcaaaacacagaggatttccctccgggcaaaactttaaaattacaaaaagaaaaccagataTACACCTtcctctcagcacagagaaaatcacAAGGCAAAACAAAAGCTAATGCATTCcctggctagtacttactaatTCCAATGGAGTTAGACTACTTGCTTTCTTCATCTGTCTCTGGCAAGCACCCAGAACAGACAAAGCCTCCTCCCCTAgaatgaaagtatcttgtccccttattggtccttttggtcaggtgccagccaggttacctgagcttcttaacccttgaCAAGTAAAAGGATtctgtgcctctggccaggagggatgttatagtactgtatacaggaaggttgttaccctCAGTATAAAACTCAGAAAACTCAGTATAAAGAATGGCAGTAGATATTTGCCATACAGCACATACAGTCATGAAAGATGATTATGGAAATATTTCATATTGCATTCCAACAAAATGCTTCTGCTATAACAGTTCAGATGGGGGGGAAGAAATATACATGCCTCATCATCTTCATCTATGAACTCTTCTCCTTCTTCATTATTGCTATAATCTTCGGAAGAAATGGACTCAACTTCATACTCAACACTGAACTGGTCTGAAACACAATCCTGGTCAAATCAAACATCAGAGTTTGAGTTTCATGAACTGGCATGAGGATCCAGAATAAAATGGGCAAGGGAGAGAATATATTTCACTTCATTAATACATTCTTATGTCTCCTCCTGCCACATGTGTATTTAAACATCCAGTAAAGAGAAacactgtttaaatggctgctggCCAGAGATAatagtcaggtgtcagccaaaTACCTCATACCAATCGAGATGCTGGGACTTCTGCTGCAGTTGCACAATTTAGAAATATATTATTGTACTTATAAAACctttacagatatttttaaatgaatgtaaagAACATTGGAACTGGCTCCGAAACTAGTATGTTGAAATACAACACAAGTGAAGTTTGAACTTACTTTtactaacatttaaaatatacaaaaaagagACGCTATTTTGCATGAATTTAACAACAAATACTTCACTTCTGCGGACTGAAATGTTATAATAGTTACAGCATCTTTCATcaaatctcaaaatgctttaacaAAGGCATGTAAATAttaacccccattttacagattggaaactGAAACACGTGTAAATAACTTACTCTAACCACTAAACGTACTCACGCTGGGAATACAGATATTCATACACAATTCAGAGGCACAACTTTTCTACTGTACCAAGGGCTAAGAATTCATTGGTTTTTCTTCCTTATCTGAATATTCATAATGAAGAGTTAAGAAAATTCCATTTCTTAAGTTTTGTGATCCAAGCCACATAAAGTACAACATTCAGGTTCTCTATCATCACTAGAACCATTATTTGTTTCAAATATTAATGTGATAGCCAAGATGCATGTCTGAGAACTCAACATAATTAAAAGTACATCTTGCTTACAGAACCTGCAGAGTCTAGTGAGTGGCCGCTGTCACTTCCTTCACGGGATAGCTCACTTGTAACACCCTGAGAAAGGCTTTCATCACATGTGAGTGAAATGCTGGCTGAATTATGCCGTTGTCTTTCTTCACTAGATTGTCCATCTGAAGGACTTTCttctgtgtcagagagaaaaagcgTATTAGTCCAAAGGCATTTTATGGAGCGTACAATGTTACATGCATTTTAGTAGATGTTTAAACTGGAGTTACTTATTCAGAACTTCATTATAATTATTTAGGGCTTTTCCAAATGGTAAATGGAATAAAGGCACCTGacctattttaaaaagaaaatgaaacaaattctTGCTGTATTCCTAAAAGAAAATGGTGTAAAATGGGCAAAAGACTGACATTTCTGAGGTTGTTTTTCATTGACTGCCCCATCATTAAGATAGATGAATGGTAATTTCCCCAGGCAGTAGATACCATGATTAAGGAATCATAAGAATGAACTCCTGGCCACCTTTGGAAATCAAGGATTTTATTTTAGCTTTGCATGCAACGGTATATTTACTGGTATCAGAATTTCTATTACAACCGCAATTTGTGGACATATAAAAGTCCACACTAAAAATTCCTTCAAGGCTAAAACATGATGCTCAAGATGTCAACTGTGGAAACATTGTTTTAAGCTGAAGAACTCAAAAATACTGCTTTTTGGATGTTTCTGACATTTTGGACTCCGGTAGCATGCAGGGAGTAGGGAATCAGCATTTTGAGGATAAATGTATCAAAATTCAACTCTACCAACATTAAGAAAAGGCATTATAAAAGAACTTGACAAAGACTTAAAAAGCAGCTGCCAAGTCAGTGTGTAATAAATGCAGTGGAGTGAAATTCCCTACCAGGCTTGGCAGATTGGTTCAGTGACCATTCAGCAGAGGCTGCGGCCGCCTACAGGTGTTGTGaccaagttcctcctctaccttggtgggtcccgtgcttattggcggatttgctcacctcagtgatctttccctttggtggaacccacagtttgggtcagctcctcctgtgtctgatcaggagttgggaggtgtggggggaacccgggcctgccctctactccgggttccagcccaggactctgtggattgcagctgtctatagtgcctcttgtaacagctgcatgacagctacaactccctgggcttcttccccatggcctcctccaaacacctctttctcctcaccacaggaccttcctcctggtgtctgataacgcttgtactccttagtccttctGCAGTGcattctctcactctcagctccttgtgcctcttgctcgcagctcctcacacgcacttcctctcctctgactccccctccctgactggagtgagctcctttttaaacccaggtgccctgattagcctgccttgattggctgcaggtgttctagtcagcctgtctgccttaatcggttctagcaggttcctgattactctaatgcagcccctgctctagccactcagagaacagaaaactactcagccagtgaccagtatatttgccctctaccagactggcctgggtctgtcacagtgtcTTATTCCAAACTCACTCTAATGCCCAATCCTTTCTTTGCACTGtaaacaaaaatttgaaaaatcCCCCCCAGTGCCTCTAAGCCTGGCAACTTtcgttttaaaagaaaaaaaacaccaccatttGTACATACTTTGTGACTCCTCTTACTTTCCCTTGATGCTTCTTGGctcaatctctctcttttctttttgcacCCTGAGAACCCAAACTTTCAAACTTAGATGCCCCCAGACACAACCATTGCTCCTGTCCATCGTTGTCCTCATTAAGTTGTCATCTCTCCATGAGGTACCGATAACATGCCAACACATAGTTTATAAACATTTACAGCTTAAAACAATGTTTCCACAGTGGACACCTTACCATCCCAATGCAATGAGCATAATGCTTCAAGGGAAGATGTGATGAAGTggaactgttcttaatgtttcctctgaatactgaaggggtgcctcagtttccccaatgcatttcttaagtctctagatgttgggataagggggtgtaattgttgcagagcaaagggccagtgcacacAAATGGCCAAAACTCTGTCTCCTTTAGCTATCTcattgcaggggggaagggtccCAGTCAACTAATgactggggcccttcccccctgcaatgAGATAGCTAAagatgttggagaacaaaggaatcaggtgacctcctggtccGGGAAAGGGAAAAGCCCAAaggaggagggggctggagggtttctccatttggagctggctggggacgaggactgagtgcagacgtgggtgtctgactcactgcccctcagaatggacccgactgaggggtcctgtcctctgtacctacaagctctgttttagaccgtgttcctgtcatcgaataaacttctgttttactggctggctaagagtcacatctgactgtgaagtgggggtgcaggaccctctgccATCCCCAGGATCCCAAgaggcagactcgctgtgggaagcacacggaggggcatatgctgaatgctccaaggtcagacccagggagGTGGAAGCTcagagagaggagacttcaccagagtcatAACTGGTTTCATAggcagcagttccagagcatcgccctggTGACTCAGTGACAGAAGATTTCCAACAAACTAAAAAAACACTGTACATAAAAACACGATATTAAAAGAATTTTAAGGCTGTAATAAACTGACACATGGATGCAAACCCGAGTTAATAATTAAGCTGGCAATAAGCAGGCACAACAGAACACCTGGTTACTCTGTGAATGTTCATCCTTTCACCAGTTTGAGTTACAACATTTGTcctaactctcctactcagatctgaatcttagagttcagaacatgagaagctagcatgagacctccaaagctcaattaccagcttagatctgatatcgctgccaccagccagaagattctagtgcctggctcactctggtctccccaaaaccttccctgggggaccccaagactcagattctttgagtctcacaacaaaggggaataaaccatttcccttccccctcctcctctccaggtgctccctccctgggttcctggagagatatacagattcaagctccgtgagtctaaacaaagggattccaccctctttacctcctcccagatttccccaccctagggaccctaggatactccctgcttcaagtccttgaaacacaagtatcgagagatctaatctctctcccccctcacccagagggtatgcaaagtcaggattagtaaatctaacacaaagagattttccccctcccttcgtttcttagccttaacccatgaaaaacactcaaacaggtcttaaaaagaaagctttatataaaaagaatgaaaaaggacataaaagggtctctgtatcaaggtggcaatatacagggtcaattgcttaaaagaaaaatgaataaacacccttatccaaaaagaatacactccagcaactacatacatgtaaatacaaaaaaaacccaatataaacccattgtcttactatccttgtacttacaacttggaaacagaagattagaaagcctggagattcctgtggtcactctcagagctgagagagagaacaaaccaagaacaaaagactcacacccaaaacttccctccacccagatttgaaaaagtcttgtttcctgattggtcctctggtcaggtgttgtttgttacccctttccaggtgaaagagacattaacccttagctatctgtttatgacaacattaaAGAGTTCTTTGAATGTAGTGTGAATGGCTTAGAAATGCAGTACAGTTTTACGATAGGCTAGGATGACTGCAGcctaaataatacaaatataagcATAtctgatttcagagtagcagctgatgaagtgggttttagcccacgaaagcttattctcaaatcaatttgttaatctctaaggtgccacatgtacttcTGTTCTTTAAGCATATCAAAAATACCTTACATAGATCAAGCAACTGAACAAAATATTACTGAACACAGGAAAACACAATATAAAATCatagtgtgacgggttggatcacagaaaccctcttgggagctgccactcgATGTGCCAGAAGCACTTCTATCCCTGCCTTCCTCGCCAGCtcggggccccagcaccctgtcttgctgagccagacactcctgtctgctccaacacagactcagggtctgaattacttgccccaaagctgcagattgacctgaaagcagctcacagaagtgtgcttgcctttaacactcagatgcccagctcccaatggggtctaaacccaaataaatctgttttactctgtatgaagcttatacagggtaaactcatcaactgttctccctctataacactggtagagcgatatgcacagctgtttgctcccccaggtattaatacatactctgggttaattaataagtaaaaaagtgattttattaaatactgaaAGTATGAtttaagtagtaacagacagaacaaagtaagtcaccaagcaaaacaaaataaaatgggcaaacctatgtctaatcaaactgaatacagatatcagaggggtagccgtgttagtttggatctgtaaaagcgacaaagatttctgtggcaccttatagactaacaaatgggctggagcatgagctttcaagcatctgacgaagtgggtattcacccacgaaagcccacGCTCCAATTCGtttgttagtctatcaggtgccacagaactctttgccgctgaatacagataagatcctcaccggttccagaatgctccctaccacttgttccagtttcttccaaatATCCTGGGAGGTGGTGGGGTCTCCCACggacttaaatagactttctcttgtgggtggagaccccctcctctctcctacgcaaagtccagctccaagatggagttctggagtcacctgggccagtcacatgtccatgcatgactcacagtctaCAGTTtctacaggcagaagccattgtccacatggtatccTGTATggctccaggaagacttcttatgtggactgGAGCATTACAAGATGCACTGTTCCCCGACTGCTTCCTGATCGGGTACTTAACCTTGTGAATTCCTTCTGAAaggagctgaccaaatgcctcacaaagcttacttagaaatctagcaagtatacagccaatattcttaacctcaagtatAGAATGATATGTGTGTACCAATAGGATGACTAGATATAGcagaccataacctttacagagatatattacatggcacaggcagcacaaaacatattccagttatgtcatattcccataaagcctcACGGGAGGTACCGTCACACCCTCCCCGAGTTTACTGCCAGAGACTCGGACGCTGTCCATGGTGGAGGCAATACCTGTAAAATTCCTGTTTGCCTTTGGTCACACTCCTTTTCAGTACCTTGAATCCATACGATGTCATTCCTAGGGGTTCTAGCTAGTTTTGGGGTTCCTGGTCCCCAGAGGCCTGGAAACAGATCGGGGTGTAATATTGCTAACAGAACACAGACAGTAGTATCTGTTAAAGTGTAGGTGTCTTGGTATTTAGACACCAATGCCATGAggcggtgtgcctcagtttcctcttctacacagcagcatgggcctgttgtgcctttgCTGCTGTGCCAAGCTTCCAGTCTGTTTACAGGTATAGGCTGAAAAGGATCATGCTTGTGGGGCTGTCTTGTCACCATCCCTAGCATGTACAACAGTTTCTTCTACAAATCAGGTACGTCCCACATCGTAAAAGGTCTTATGAAGTATGAATTCCTTTGTTTTATCTCATAGGTGaattagcaaaagacacaagGTTAACAGCAAATCTATGCTGGACAGGCTTCGTTCACTCAATATGACTTGTTTAGCGTCTGTTGCATTTTCCCAGTTCTCTGTGCCCTCTGGTACACACTCTGATGCAGATTCTTCTGCCTCTTTGGGAAGGATTCTAATTCAGGCCTGTGTTTGGGGCGTTGGCCAGGAAAGGGTGCACTGCAACCATGCCTGTTCTCAGCCCCTCACAAGTGTAGCAAGAACAACATCTTTCAATGGGGTGCTCTGGACCCCTTTGGGCACCCCAATTCCTGTTCCCAACAGATCAGCTGGATGGACCTCCCCACCCTAGGAGACCTGACCCCCCGTTTCCCTTAAAGCCTGATCCACAGGAGAGGGGGCTGTCATTTG is a window from the Gopherus evgoodei ecotype Sinaloan lineage unplaced genomic scaffold, rGopEvg1_v1.p scaffold_67_arrow_ctg1, whole genome shotgun sequence genome containing:
- the LOC115643686 gene encoding LOW QUALITY PROTEIN: E3 ubiquitin-protein ligase Mdm2-like (The sequence of the model RefSeq protein was modified relative to this genomic sequence to represent the inferred CDS: substituted 2 bases at 2 genomic stop codons); this translates as MWRGLERERFKPKPLFLKLLKFAGAQKDTFTMMEVILYLGRYIISKQLYDEKQQDIVHCADDPLGDLFGEPSFSVKEPRKIYSVVFRNLIAVSQQVCLEVIPYQSETWRQIEQGNVPKESMQELADEEQTSPDLAAKPTASSRRALGESEESPSDGQSSEERQRHNSASISLTCDESLSQGVTSELSREGSDSGHSLDSAGSDPHASSXNSNSDVXFDQDCVSDQFSVEYEVESISSEDYSNNEEGEEFIDEDDEVCPMMIDQIEESDADSVDEDPEISLADCWKCTKCNEMNPPFPQNSPKCCSLHEHWLPDGQNDLSEKRKLESSTQLEREEGFDVPDCKKVKVNEDKELSVEDSKDTAARPSESKESEEYSLPSTCRRLFCSSQEDGKEPEKKETEDTEDSVECSLPPSSTEPCVICQSRPKNGCIVHGKTGHLMLCFTCARKLQKRDKPCPVCREPIQMIVLIYFN